The Manis javanica isolate MJ-LG chromosome 4, MJ_LKY, whole genome shotgun sequence genome contains a region encoding:
- the ARL4D gene encoding ADP-ribosylation factor-like protein 4D, with protein MGNHLTEMAPTAPSFLPHFQALHIVVIGLDSAGKTSLLYRLKFKEFVQSVPTKGFNTEKIRVPLGGSRGITFQVWDVGGQEKLRPLWRSYTRRTDGLVFVVDAAETERLEEAKVELHRISRASDNQGVPVLVLANKQDQPGALSTAEVEKRLAVRELAAATLTHVQGCSAVDGLGLQPGLERLYEMILKRKKVARAGKKRR; from the coding sequence ATGGGGAACCACTTGACAGAGATGGCCCCCACAGCCCCCTCCTTCTTGCCCCACTTCCAGGCTCTGCATATCGTGGTCATTGGGCTGGACTCAGCTGGAAAGACCTCCCTCCTCTACCGCCTCAAGTTCAAGGAGTTTGTCCAGAGTGTCCCCACCAAAGgcttcaacacagagaagatccGGGTGCCCCTCGGAGGGTCCCGTGGTATCACCTTCCAAGTGTGGGATGTTGGGGGGCAGGAGAAGCTGAGACCACTATGGCGCTCCTACACACGCCGGACAGATGGGTTGGTGTTTGTGGTGGATGCTGCTGAGACTGAGCGCCTGGAGGAGGCCAAGGTGGAGCTACACCGAATCAGTCGTGCCTCGGACAACCAGGGTGTGCCTGTGCTGGTGCTGGCCAACAAGCAGGATCAGCCTGGGGCACTGAGCACTGCTGAGGTGGAGAAGAGGCTGGCAGTCCGAGAGCTGGCAGCTGCCACTCTCACCCACGTGCAGGGCTGCAGTGCTGTGGATGGGCTGGGCCTGCAGCCAGGTCTTGAGCGCCTATATGAGATGATCCTCAAGAGGAAGAAGGTGGCCCGGGCAGGCAAGAAGAGACGGTGA